AATCAAGGGCTGTTTCTATTTTTTAGCAAAATTTCCAATAGATAGATATTTTTAATTACTATTGATTATCAATAAAGCTGGTGATATACTTATAAAAGATACAAAAACTTAACAAGTTATGATTTTAGGTTCTATTAAGATTAATAGGGAAAGTGGTTAGATGCCACTACAGCCCCCGCTACTGTAAAAGTTGACCAACCCTAATAAAGCCACTGTGAAAACGGGAAGGCAGGGTGTGGGAAGATACTTGAGTCAGGAGACCTGCCTAAAATTTTTAGCAAACCTTCGGAGGGAGGGGAAGTGCTACATTTATAGATTTTTCATACATATTTAACAAGTGTATATTTTATATACTTATGTGTAGTTATGTAAATGTGCAATTTAAATAAATCTCAACCTCTATAGGTTGAGATTTTTTATTTCTAAATAAAATGTTAAACAAAAGAGGAGGAAGAGTATGAAAAAGAAGTACGTAGGTATAGTTTTGGCTTTTTTAATAGCAATAGGTAGTATTTACTCAGTGTATAAGTTTACTTCTATAAATGAGAAAAAGGTTAGTAAGAAGGATAAATTATCACAAGACTACCTTTATAATAAAAATAGCAAGAAAGAGCAGGACAAGCTTAAAGAAAGTATCATAAAAGAAGATAAGAAGGAAAGTGACAGCGACAATGATACTTCAAATAATAAAAATGCCGATATTGATAATGGTACAAGTTCTTCAGATAATAACAGTATAAATGATGGAAGTTCATTAATTTCTAAAAATAATACATCACAAGGTAATTCAGGGAATGGAAATTCATCTACAAGTAATAGGGATGTATATAATAATAATATGGGCAACAACAAAGTTGTTGGAAATAAAAGTGGGCAAATTATAGATAAGGATAAAGATATATCAAATAACATTAAAGACCAAGAGGATAACAGGAATAATAACAAAGATGAAGATATTCAGAAAGATAATATTAATAACAATGGTCAAGGGTCAGGAAACAAAGAACCAAATAAAGATTCAACCAAGGATTCAAACAATATAACAGAAAATAAGAAAATTACTCCTAAAGTTCAGGATAAAGACATTATAAAAATAATCAGCAAGTCATCAGATTATTTAAAAACTAATAATGATCTAAGTAATTGGGATGTAATAGCTTTAAAAGTGGCTGGCCAAAATAAATCTTCACAAGAATTAAAAGACAAGAAAGAAAAGTTACTAGAATATATAGAAAAAGAAATAAAAGATGAAGGTGACGATTACGGGCTTTTAAACTACTCAAGATCAGCATTAGCAGTATTATCTCAGGATGGTAATCCATATAACTTTAAAGGTACAAATTTAGTTTCTAAGATAAAGAATATGGTAGAGGCAAAAGATGAATCAATAAATGCACAGGTATGGGGCATGATGGTACTTGATATTTTAGGTGAAAGCTATAAAAAGGAAGAAGCAATCCAATACTTAGCTAAGGAGCAAAAATCAGATGGGGGATTTGCATTATTTAGTGGAATTAGGAAAAGTGATAATCTTCCAGATATTACTGCTATGACAGTATATTCTTTAACTATGGGTGGAAATGATAAAAATCATCCAATAGTAAAAAAAGCATTGGAGCATTTAAAAGTTTCACTTGAAAAAATGAATAAAGATAAAAATAGCCAAAATTTAGAGAGCCTTGCACAAATAGTTATGGCTATTGTTGCATCAGGTGATGATTTAAGTGCTTACACTATAAATAATCAAAATATTTTAGATGAGATTTTAACTTATAAAGTTGAAGATGGAAGCTTTAAACATAATAAATCTGATAAGAAGGGTAATAAAATAGCTACTGAGCAAGCATTAATAGCCCTAAGCTTTAAAAAAGACAATATAAACAGCTATGTAAACTTAAGACCTTCAGTAGACTTACCTAAAGATAACAATAAAGGTGAGGATAACAAACCAAACGATAAAGATAAGGAAGATAAAGAGGAAAAGGAAGAAATAATAGATATAAAAGTTAAGGATGTAATGGGAAAACTGAACACAACAAATGGTGGAACAATTACATTTAGTAGATATAAAAACTTTGAAAAAGTAACAATTATTCTTTTTGATAATAATAACGAAATTAAATATATAAATGATATTAAATTAGGAGTTAGCTCTGATAATTTAAATTTAAAATTAGATAAAGGTTCTTATAAGGGTGTTATAAAATTACAAGGATCAGAAAAAGTGAAAATACCTAATTTCGAAATAGAATAGAAAATATAAAAACAAATGATATATATAAATAAGAAGGTGATATATATGAGTAATGTAAAAAGAACTAAAAGAACAGCTTTATTTCTAGCCTTAATCATGATGTGTCTTACTGTATTCAACAGTATTAGCTTTTTAAATGTAAGTGCCAAAGGAAATGAAGAAGCTCTTATAGAAGATGGAATTAAAGCATCAAGACAACGTTTAGATAAAAATCTTGGTTCTGCATTTAATTATGATTATATAACTGCTTTAGCTTTAAGAAGAGCAGGGAGTTTAACATCAGACATTGCAAATAATTTAAATTTATTTCCGGGTGGAGATATATATAATTATGCTAGAAATATAATCGGAATATTAGCATCAGGAAAGAATCCAAGAGATTTTAATGATAAGAATTATGTTAGCGAAATAATTAAATTACAAGAAGAAATGTATAAGGTTAATAATCCTGAAAAACTAACTTTTATGATATTAGCACTAGATATGGTAGGAGAAAATTACAATAAACAAAAAGCTATAACTCAGCTTTTAAGTCTTTCTGAAAAGGAAGGAAACAAATTAAAACTTGGCGAAAGTATTGAAGAATATGATGATTTTGAAGATGAGTGGACTAATGAATTTAGAGAAGATACTGGAACATCAGCCTTAGCTTTAGTTGCACTTTCAAATCATAAAGACATAAAGGGTGTAAGTGAGGCTATTGAAGGAATTAAAAATTATCTAAAGTCATTACAAAGCAATACTGGGTTTATTAGAAGTAAAACAGCTTATTCAGAAGATGATAGCACCATTGTAACATCAAGAACTGTACAAGGACTTATTGCTATAGGAGAAAATCCATTAGGAGATTCTTGGATAAAGGATGGAAAAAGTCTTTTAGATGCACTAGTATCAGATAAAAGCAAAAAAGATCTTTCCGCACAAATTACAGCAAAAGAAGTGTTGCTTGCTTTAACAGATTTAAAATTTAAAAATTCAGCTTATAAAGAAATAAAATATATAGAAAGTTCTATTCCAGCGAGAATAATCCTTTCTAATGTTAAGACTTCTGTAGTAGAAGGAGATAAGTTTACAGTATTAGGACAAGTATACGATTTAAATAAATTATTATTAGAGGATGAAGAGATAATATGGGAAAGCTCTGATTCCAGTATAGCCGCAATAAATAAAGGTAATGTTACAACATTAAAACCAGGCACGGTAAATATAGTAGCAAAGGTTAAAAGTAAGCCAGAGGTAAAAGAGAGTTTTACTTTAGTAGTAAAAGGAAATGAAGGATTAACAAAAAAACAAAAAGAGGAAATAACTAAAGAAATAAACTTTTTAAAGGAACACTTTAAGGTATATAATTCATATGAATTTTTAGCATCTCCAGCTGCAAGAATTGCTGGAATGGACCAAAATCATATAAAAGAAAATATATATAAATATACAAGCAACAATTCAGTATTTAATATATCAAGAACTATTATAACTTTAATAGGTGCGGGGTTAAATCCAAGAGATTACGAGAATGTAAACTATGTTGACATGCTAAGAAGCACACAGATATTAAATGGTAAAGAAAAAGGACAATTTTTGTACAATTCCGAAATGGATAAGGATAAAGCGGATGTTCTATCATATGCTATTTTGGCTTTAGATATGGCAAATGCTGATTATAATAGAGAATTTGCTATAAAAGCTTTACTTGATATGGTAGACAGTGATAAATATAAAGATGCTGTTGGATATGAAGAAATTAAGGTAGAAGGAATTGTACTAACAGCTTTAGGAAAATATAAAAACTTTAAAGGTGTAGAAGCTACAAAAAACACTTTGATTAATTTCTTAAAAGAAAAACAAAATAATGAAGGTGGATTTAATTTAGCAAAGGGATATTTTAATAATAGTCCGGTTGCAACTGGTGCTGTAATTCAAGGTCTTATAGCAAATGGAATATCTCCATTAAACTCTACAGAGTGGATTAAAAATGGAAAGACTATGTTAGATTCTATGCTTATGGCTAAGTATGCAGGGGACACTCCTGTGAACTGGGGATATTCTAAGAGTGGAGATAAAGTAGGATTAGATTATAGGTCTACTTACCATGCTTTTGGAGCCTTAGTTGATTTAATAGAAAACCAATCAATGTTTGAAAAACTAAAGTTAAAAGATACAGACTCTATAACAGGTACAGCGAAGGAATTAAATATAATTAATTCTGGAAGAGAAAAAAGATTAATTGGTGAAGAAATATCATTAAAAGCTAATGTTTATGATGATAAGAAGAATCTTATAAGTAATGCAGAAGTTACCTGGGAAAGCTCAGATAACACAAAAGCTTTAGTAAATGATGGTTTAGTTAAAGTCTTAAAAGAAGGCAGTGTAACAATCACAGCAAAAGTTAAGGATACAACAATAGAAAGCAGTGTAAACTTTACATTATTAAAAGATGAGATAAAAGATATAAATATTTCGTTAAATAAGACAAGATTAAGAGTAGGGGAAAAAGTGACTCCTATAGGAAATGCTATAAATACTCTAGAACAAATAGATAATACTAAAATAGTATCATGGGCAAGTTCTAATGAAAATATAGCCAAGATAAATGAACATGGCGATATAGAAGCGATATCACCTGGAAAAGTAACAATTAAGGCTTTCCTAAAAGGTAATAGTATAATTGAAAAAACTGTAGAAATAGTAGTAGTAGAAAAGCATAAATCTGATATAAAAGTAAGAGTAGAAGGAGCACAAAAAACTCTATATAAAGATAAAATATCTTATGAATTTGATACTGAAACTACACCTATAGAAGTTTTAAGAAAAGCTGTAGGAGAAGAGAATGTAGAAGGAAAGGAACTACCAGGTATGGGGTATTTTGTAGAAGGCATACTTGGAGAAAGGCAAAAACCAAGACAAGGATGGTCATATTATGTAGTTAAAAATGATGGAACAATAGATTTGCCATCTGTTGGAATGGCTGCATATAAAGAAATGACCGATGAAAACGGAGTTTCTAATGTTCAAGAATTAGTTCTTTATATGTCTGTTTATACGGATGATGCAGTTTTAACTAAAATACCTAAAATAAATGTAAAAGAGGAAAGTGGTAAGGTTACTTTTATCATAACAGACACTATGGAAGAGGGAACCCCTATTGAAGGAGTTAAAATATCAATTGAAGGCATAGGTGAGCATATAACAGATAAGAATGGAAAAGCTGTTGTTGATATTCCGAAAAAAGGTAGGTATTCTGCTAAGATATCTAAAGGAGAACCAAAACCTGAATTAGTTAGGCACACTTTAGATATAATTAGTAATGGAAAAGAAGAAATAAAAGAAGAATTAATTATAGAAAATATTACAAAAGATATTAAAATAGTAAATGGTTCATTGTTACAACCAAGGATTAAGATTAGAAATAATAAAGCTATTAATCAAGAAGTATTTTTAATAACAGCTCTTTATAATGAAGAAGGTAAATTTATAAAGTATAGCTCAGAAAAAGCAGTAGTAGAAAAAGGGAAAGAAGTTCAACTTCTAACAAAAGTAAGTGTACCAGAAAAAGGAGAATATAAAGCTAAAACATTTATTTTTGATAACCTAGATAATTTAGAAGAATTAATGGAAACTATGGAAATACGATAATTTAAACCTCTCTATAAATTTAAATATATAAGTTAATAAAAAAGCATCCTTCATATGAGGGATGCTTTTTGTTTTATATAACCATAATTAACATTAATATTGTAAAAATTATTATTTATATCTAAAAAAATTATCATATTTTTAGATATAAATAAAATGTGTGAGGTTTTATGATAATATTGAAGAAGGATTTATTAATATAAGAATAAAAACTTTTGTATATGATTGAAGGAGTAGGAAATTGTAAAGTTGTAAAAACTATAGTTGACTGTTTTTATGTTAACATAATTAAGAT
The nucleotide sequence above comes from Hathewaya histolytica. Encoded proteins:
- a CDS encoding prenyltransferase/squalene oxidase repeat-containing protein; translation: MKKKYVGIVLAFLIAIGSIYSVYKFTSINEKKVSKKDKLSQDYLYNKNSKKEQDKLKESIIKEDKKESDSDNDTSNNKNADIDNGTSSSDNNSINDGSSLISKNNTSQGNSGNGNSSTSNRDVYNNNMGNNKVVGNKSGQIIDKDKDISNNIKDQEDNRNNNKDEDIQKDNINNNGQGSGNKEPNKDSTKDSNNITENKKITPKVQDKDIIKIISKSSDYLKTNNDLSNWDVIALKVAGQNKSSQELKDKKEKLLEYIEKEIKDEGDDYGLLNYSRSALAVLSQDGNPYNFKGTNLVSKIKNMVEAKDESINAQVWGMMVLDILGESYKKEEAIQYLAKEQKSDGGFALFSGIRKSDNLPDITAMTVYSLTMGGNDKNHPIVKKALEHLKVSLEKMNKDKNSQNLESLAQIVMAIVASGDDLSAYTINNQNILDEILTYKVEDGSFKHNKSDKKGNKIATEQALIALSFKKDNINSYVNLRPSVDLPKDNNKGEDNKPNDKDKEDKEEKEEIIDIKVKDVMGKLNTTNGGTITFSRYKNFEKVTIILFDNNNEIKYINDIKLGVSSDNLNLKLDKGSYKGVIKLQGSEKVKIPNFEIE
- a CDS encoding Ig-like domain-containing protein yields the protein MSNVKRTKRTALFLALIMMCLTVFNSISFLNVSAKGNEEALIEDGIKASRQRLDKNLGSAFNYDYITALALRRAGSLTSDIANNLNLFPGGDIYNYARNIIGILASGKNPRDFNDKNYVSEIIKLQEEMYKVNNPEKLTFMILALDMVGENYNKQKAITQLLSLSEKEGNKLKLGESIEEYDDFEDEWTNEFREDTGTSALALVALSNHKDIKGVSEAIEGIKNYLKSLQSNTGFIRSKTAYSEDDSTIVTSRTVQGLIAIGENPLGDSWIKDGKSLLDALVSDKSKKDLSAQITAKEVLLALTDLKFKNSAYKEIKYIESSIPARIILSNVKTSVVEGDKFTVLGQVYDLNKLLLEDEEIIWESSDSSIAAINKGNVTTLKPGTVNIVAKVKSKPEVKESFTLVVKGNEGLTKKQKEEITKEINFLKEHFKVYNSYEFLASPAARIAGMDQNHIKENIYKYTSNNSVFNISRTIITLIGAGLNPRDYENVNYVDMLRSTQILNGKEKGQFLYNSEMDKDKADVLSYAILALDMANADYNREFAIKALLDMVDSDKYKDAVGYEEIKVEGIVLTALGKYKNFKGVEATKNTLINFLKEKQNNEGGFNLAKGYFNNSPVATGAVIQGLIANGISPLNSTEWIKNGKTMLDSMLMAKYAGDTPVNWGYSKSGDKVGLDYRSTYHAFGALVDLIENQSMFEKLKLKDTDSITGTAKELNIINSGREKRLIGEEISLKANVYDDKKNLISNAEVTWESSDNTKALVNDGLVKVLKEGSVTITAKVKDTTIESSVNFTLLKDEIKDINISLNKTRLRVGEKVTPIGNAINTLEQIDNTKIVSWASSNENIAKINEHGDIEAISPGKVTIKAFLKGNSIIEKTVEIVVVEKHKSDIKVRVEGAQKTLYKDKISYEFDTETTPIEVLRKAVGEENVEGKELPGMGYFVEGILGERQKPRQGWSYYVVKNDGTIDLPSVGMAAYKEMTDENGVSNVQELVLYMSVYTDDAVLTKIPKINVKEESGKVTFIITDTMEEGTPIEGVKISIEGIGEHITDKNGKAVVDIPKKGRYSAKISKGEPKPELVRHTLDIISNGKEEIKEELIIENITKDIKIVNGSLLQPRIKIRNNKAINQEVFLITALYNEEGKFIKYSSEKAVVEKGKEVQLLTKVSVPEKGEYKAKTFIFDNLDNLEELMETMEIR